GCCGACGGCACGGCCTGGTCGTAGACGTCGTGCGCGACCAGCTGACCGACCTCCAGGAACGGTGTGCCCGGGTCGAGGAGCCGGCTGATCCGCTGCCGGGCGGTCAGCTTGCCACGGCCGGTGTGCCGGGCCTGTGAGCGGTCGTCGCCCCCGGCCACGGCCGCCGCGCGGGCGCCGGCAATGACGCGGCGTTGCTGCTCGAAGGCGTCGGCGTTGCGCCGGAACCTCGCCGAGCCGGTGTCGATATGGGTGTCCAGCGTGGTCATCGGTCGTCCCGTCAGGCCGGCTGTTCAGCGGGCACGTTGAGCTCTTTCAGCAGGTTGGCGAACTCTTCGATCTGCGCGGCGCTCATGTTCGCCCGCAGCATCAGGCGCAGTCCGGCCCGGCCCCGCCCGATGATCGGGAAGAAGATCGGCGAGGCGTAGTAGCCACGGTCGAGCAGCGCGGCGGCCAGGTTGACGGTCGCGGTCTCCGAGCCGACCTGGACGAACCGGATGGGCAGGCCGTCGCCGCTCAGGTCGGTCTGGACCATGCTGTCGAAGAGGTCGACGTTGGCCTGGAGACGTCGCTGCAGCTGGGCCAGCTCGTCGGTGCGGTGCAACTGGGCCGAGGCGATGACCGCACCCAGGCCGGCCGTGTTGATGCGCTGCGACCACATCAGCGGACCGTTGCGGATCGCGGTGTCGTACCGGGCCTGGGATCCGGTCGGGCCGAGGAAGATCGCTCCGCCGGAGGCCCCGAAACCCTTGTTCAGCGAGGTGATGACCACGGTGCGGTCGTTGATCTGGCCCAGTTCCTCCAGGACGGCCCCGCGGCCGTTGGTACCGAGCGTCGAGATCGAGTGGGCCTCGTCGAACACCAGGAACAGACCGTAGCGTTCCTGCAGGCGAAGGAGCTCGGGGATCGGCGCCCGGCCCCCGGTGCTGTAGACGCCGTCGGCGACGTAGGCGACCCGGGGGTGGGTGCGGCACAGCTCCTCGAGCGCCTCGACGTCGTTGTGCGCGATCGTCACCACCTCGGCCTCGTCGGCCACGGAGGCCTTCATGGCGTTCAGGCAGAAGTGTGCGTTCTTGTCGAACACCATCAGTGGGGCGATGTTCTCGGTGAAGAGACCGGATGCGATCAGCGGCAGGGTGACCCAGGACGCGACGGCGCACGACGCGGTCGTCACCGCGGTCACGCCGAACAGGTCGGACAGCTCGTCCTCGGCGGCCCGCAGCGAGCCGAACCGGATCCGCATCCGCGAGGTCGAGGTGTTCAGGGAACCCTCGGCCAGCACCCCGTCGGCGGCGGCCTGGACGATCTGCGGGTGGGTGTCGAGGCCCAGGTAGGAGTAGGAGGACATGTTGACGAACTCGTGACCGTCACTCAGGCGACGGTGCCGGCCGTCGCCCAGTCCCGCGACGACCAGGTCGAACATGCCGGCCTGATCGGTGACGTTCCAGAAGTCGTCGCTGATGCGGGCCGACTTCGCGATGTTCATGTACGTGTGCACGGAGTTTTCCCCTTGTGACGGTGATCAGGAAAGAAGTGATCAGGAATAGGTGTAGAAGCCGCGACCGGTCTTGCGGCCGAGGATCCCCGACTCGACCATGCGCAGCAGCGTGGGAGGCGGGGCGTAGAGCGGTTCCTTGAACTCGTCGAAGAGGGCCCGGGCGATCGCGACGACGACGTCCAGGCCGACGAGGTCCGCGAGCCGCAGCGGGCCGACGGGATGGTTGCAGCCCAGTTCCATGGCCCGGTCGACGAGTTCGGCGGTCACGAAACCGTTCTCCACCATCCGCACGGCGGCCAGGAGGTACGGGATCAGGAGGGCATTGACGACGAAGCCGCTGCGGTCGGAGACCTGGATGGCCTGCTTGCCGAGGGTCTGGCCGACGAAGGCCTCGACCCGGTCGGTCACGTCGTCGGTGGTGAACAGCGTCGGGATGATCTCGACCAGTGGCAGCGCCACCACCGGGTTGAAGAAGTGCACGCCGATGACCTGCTCCGGGCGGTTGGTCGCCGCGGCGAGCTGGGTCACGCTGATGGCCGAGGTGGTCGAGGCCAGGACGGCGTCGGGGCCGAGCACGGCGTCGAGCTCGGCGAAGAGCTTCAGCTTGAGGGCCTTGTCCTCGGGTATCGCCTCGATGACGAGCTGGCGGTCGGCCAGGAGTGACAGGTCCCCGGTCACGTGGATCCGGTCCAGAGCCGCGTCCCGCTGGGCGGCGGTGATCGTTCCCTTGGCCACCCGGCGCTCCAGGGTGGCACCCAGCCGCTGCGGGGCGGACCGCACCGAGGACTCCCGGGAGACCGCGAGGGTCACCGAGACTCCCTGCAGGGCAAGGAGTTCGCAGATGCCGCTACCCATGGTCCCGGATCCGACCACGCCGACGCGCTCGAAACCGACCCCTGCGGCAGTCCTGGGTGAACCCAGAACCGGCCGCCTTTCCAGCGTTCCTGTCCGTGAATGCATCTGATCTCCCCATATCGGCGTTGCCGGCCGGAGAAAGATTCGCACGGGCAGAAGCGGTCCCGAGTAATCGAGACGCTGATTTGCGGGCGGGGGGAGTAAGACTCGCGCCCAGGGGTAGGTGAACGTTCTCGACGGTGGACGAAATGCGTTGCGGTAAAAGAGGTTCAGAGACTGCTGGAAGCGGTGGTCGGTTGACCCACGTTCCCGGCCAGCACGTCGGCGACGGTGAACCGGCCCAGATGGGAGGCCAGGGCATCGGCCACGCCGTGGTCGAGCTGGGCGAGGGCCTTCTGCACGCCGCGCCCGACGGCACACGTCGGATCGGGGCCGTGCAGACCCAGAACCGGGTCGTCGCCCTGCAGGAGGCTCCAGACGCGGCTCAGGGGAATGGATTCCGGTGGCACCACGAGTTCCCAGCCGCCGTTCACCCCGGGTTGCGAGCGAACGAACCCGGCTGCTCGCAGCGGGCCCAGGACGCGCCGGACGTAGACGGCGTTGACCCGGGTGGAGCCGGAGAGCTCCGCGGAGTTGACGGGCGCGCCGTCGGTACGCCCGGCCAGATAGGTCAGCACGTGGACCGCGACGGCGAACTGGGTGTTGGTGGATCGGGCCATGGCCCCATCTTGCCATTTCGCAATCATCATGGCTACGGTTAATTGCAATCATGATGATTACAGATTGGATGTCATGAGCCTCGCGATCACCGGTGCCTCCGGCGCCTTCGGACGGGCCGCCGCCGAGTACCTCCTCCACCACACCGAACCGGGGCGGGTCGTCCCTGACCACCCGCAGGCCGGACGCCCTGAGCGATCTCGCCGACCGGGGCGCCGACGTCCGGTACGCCGACTTCAACGACCCGGCCTCGCTCGATGCGGCCTTCCGGGGCGTCGAGCGTCTGCTGCTGGTCTCGATCGACACGGCACGAGAACCGGGCCTACGACGTGACCGGGCCGCAGGCCCTGACCGCCGACGACCTGGCCGCCCTGGCGACCCGGCGCAGCGGCCGGGAGGTGGAGGTGGTGCACCTGGACGACGACGCCTACGCCGATGCCCTGCGCTCGGCCGGTCTGCCCGATCCGGTCGCGCACCTGCTGGCCACGTTCGGGGCGGCCACCCGCGGGGGATACCTGTCCGCGATCACCCCGGTGGTCGCCGATCTGACCGGTCGCGCGCCCACCGGGCTGGCCGATCTGCTCGACGGGCAGAAAGCGCTCCCCCTGGGGGAACAGTGACGGAGAGCCGCCGGCGACGGGTGCTCGTCCTGGTGGTCCTGGCCGCGTGCGTCGCCCTCGGGCCGCTGTCCACCGACGTCTACGTACCCGGATTGCCCGACCTGGCCGGCGATCTGGGGGCATCGGCCTCCGCGGTGCAGCTGACCGTCACGGCCTGCCTGGTCGGGCTGGCCGCCGGCCAGTTACTGGCTGGTCCGCTGAGCGACGCCCGGGGCCGGCGCGGCCCGCTGCTGTTCGGGCTCGCGCTCTACACCCTGGCCGGGTTGCTGTGTGCGGCCGCCCCCACGGTCGCCCTGCTGGTGGTGCTGCGGGCCGTCCAGGGGATCGGTGGTGCCTTCGCGGTCGTCATCGCCTATGCCTACGTCCGCGACCGGTACAACGGAGGCCAGGCCGCGGCCTACTTCTCCCTGATGCTGTCGGTCACCGGACTGGCCCCGGTGCTCGCCCCGCTGGCCGGCGGCCTCGTCCTCGAGGTGTCCGGCTGGAGGGAGATCTTCATCGGGCTGGGCGGTCTCAGCGCCCTGGTGCTGGCCGGTGCGCTGCGCCTGCCGGAGAGCCACCCGGCCTCACGGCGCAGCCACGCCGGGGCGCGCGATATCGGGAAGGTGTACCGCCGCCTGCTGAAAGACCCCGTCCTGATGGGGTACACGCTGACGAATGCGCTGGTCTTCGCGGCGATGTTCGCCTACATCGCCGGATCGCCCTTTGTGCTGCAACAGCTGCACGGCCTGTCGGTACAGCAGTACAGCGTGGTGTTCGCCGTCAACGGGGCCGGGATCATGGCCGCGGCCCAGATCGGCGGGGCTCTGGTGCGACGATTCGGTGCCCACACCCTGCTGGGTGCGGGCGTCGTCCTCTCGTTCACCGGTTCGGCCCTGACACTCGTGGTCGCGCTCGCGGGAGCCGGGGTGTGGCCGACCCTCGTCGCCCTGTTCCTGATGGTGGCCGGGGTGGGGCTGGTCCTGCCCAACGTCCCGGCGCTGGCCCTGGAACACCACGGAGCGAGCGCCGGTGCGGCCGCGGCCCTGCTCGGCTGCGCCCAGTTCCTCCTCGGAGGCCTGGCCGCCCCGCTGGTCGGGATCGGGGGATCGCGCAGCGCAGTCCCGATGGCCGTGGTGATGGCCGGTTTCACCGTGGCGGCGGTGCTGACGTTCGCCTGGTGCACCCGCACCCGCACCCGCACCCGGTCGGGCCGGGGATCCGGCGGTGGCGAAAGGCACGTCGCACCGGTTGTTCTGGCCGCTTCCGAGGTGACCTGACCAGCCGAGGCGACCTGGTCGACGAGGCCGAGGCCACCGGCGACCTGATCGCCACGGTCGGCTTCGTGCCGGCGTTCGGGGTGGATCGGATGAGCTGAGCGGAATCAGCTCGTTCAGTGCGACTGGTCGGTGACGACCACCAGCAGGGCCCGCGCGATGAGAGGGTCTTTGAGCAGTGCGAAGGTGGCGGCCGGGGTGTCGCTGCGCAGCGGTGGCCCGGACGCCGGCCGGGATTCGCGGGCGATCAGGGCCAGTGCCGCGTCCGAGGTCATCCGGGTCAGATGCATACGCCATTCCGCGAACGAACGGCTCTCCCGCCGGCCGCGGTGCACGACCGTCAGATCGGTGTGGAGCATGTCGGCCCGGATGCGCTCGTACGTCTGCTCCACCGCCTCCTGCGGCCCCTCCAGCAACTGCACGAAGAACGCGGCCCGGAACGGCTCGTCACCGACGGGTTCGTCGTGGATGTGCAGGAGGATCCCGGTGATGTCGGCCTGTGCGTTCCTCTCCCGGCTGCGGCCCAGGAACGCTTCCATCTCGGCCTCGGTGAGATCCACCACGGCCTGGCTGACGTAAAGAAGTTCGTACAACGGAGATGACCCCTCTGGCGTCGTGGGCGTCGCAGCGGTTCCGGACGGGTGCGGGGTCTTCCACACCATGGCTGTTCCTGGATATCACATCTGCGGCAGAACGCAGCGCTCCCGCACCAGCCGGCGTACTGCTGGTACGGGAGCGCTGAAAGGGCCTATGTCGGCGGATCTACATCGGCGTCAGAAGGCGCCGATGTTCTTGGTCGTGGCCGTGCTCGCGTCGCTGGCCTTGCCGTACAGCGGGCTGGTGGTGGCGAGGTGCAGGCTGGCCAGCACCGGCAGGCTGCCGTCGGACTGCCGCGCCGTGGCCCAGCCGGTGGTGGCGAGACTCTGGAAGTCCTTGCCCGCCAGGGAGGTCGAGAGGTTCCAGGAGTTGTTCTTCTGCGTGGTGCCGGTCATGTTGCTCAGCAGGGTGCCGCCGTAGGCGATGTTGTCGTGCAGGTTGCCCAGGCCCACCGCGGCACCGGAGGAGGTGATGCCCAGCATGTTGTAGTCGGGGTGATTGGAGAAGCTGGTGTTGTGGTAGAAGTCGAGTGCGACCGGGTGGTGGTTGGCGTAGAAGCCGGCGGAGCGGTTGTTGAAGGCCACCGAGTACCGCACGGTGTGCTTCGCGGCGCTCGCCGAGTAGACACCGCCGTAGCCGCCGGCCTTGATGCCGCTGCCGTTACCCGCGGCCGTCGTGGTGCCGGGGATGAAACCGTTGCTCCAGGCCCACGAGTTCTCGATGAGGACCGGGGAGAAGGCGTTGATCAGGTCGAAGCCGTCGTCCGAGTTCGACCAGGCCCGGTCGCCGCGAAAGACGTTGCCCGTCTTGCCCGCGGGCACGTGGGCGCCGAAGCCGTCGGCGCTCTCGCCGGCCCCGTTCGAGGTGTGCAGGTCGTAGTTGTCGTGGGAGTCGCTGTTGAGCACCAGGTTCCCGCTGCCGTCCTTGATGAACAGTCCGGGGCCCATGTGGTGGTGCAGGTTCAGCTGCTCGAACGTGTTGTTGCTACCGGTGATGTAGACGCCCCACGACTCGTGGTTCAGGTTGTTGTTCTGGGGAACCCCGGTGATCTCCAGCCCCTTGAGACGGATGTAGCTGCCGGTGACGTTGAAGCCCTTGATCCGGCAGTCGTCCTTCATCCCGGAGAAGCTGAAGACCGGTGTCTCGCCCGGGTAGGCCAGGTAGTTGATGGTCTTGCCCGAGCTGCCGCTCTTGTTCAGCGTGATCCCGTCCACCAGGGCGGTCTGGCTGGAGCAGGCCTTGGTCGCCGCGGTGTACTTGTAGGTGCCCGCCCGGAAGTAGGCGGTGTCACCGGCCGTGAGCACCGACTGGGCCTTGGCGATCGTCTTGAACGGGGCCGCCGCG
This region of Kineosporia sp. NBRC 101731 genomic DNA includes:
- a CDS encoding aminotransferase class I/II-fold pyridoxal phosphate-dependent enzyme; protein product: MHTYMNIAKSARISDDFWNVTDQAGMFDLVVAGLGDGRHRRLSDGHEFVNMSSYSYLGLDTHPQIVQAAADGVLAEGSLNTSTSRMRIRFGSLRAAEDELSDLFGVTAVTTASCAVASWVTLPLIASGLFTENIAPLMVFDKNAHFCLNAMKASVADEAEVVTIAHNDVEALEELCRTHPRVAYVADGVYSTGGRAPIPELLRLQERYGLFLVFDEAHSISTLGTNGRGAVLEELGQINDRTVVITSLNKGFGASGGAIFLGPTGSQARYDTAIRNGPLMWSQRINTAGLGAVIASAQLHRTDELAQLQRRLQANVDLFDSMVQTDLSGDGLPIRFVQVGSETATVNLAAALLDRGYYASPIFFPIIGRGRAGLRLMLRANMSAAQIEEFANLLKELNVPAEQPA
- a CDS encoding 3-hydroxybutyryl-CoA dehydrogenase, with protein sequence MGSPRTAAGVGFERVGVVGSGTMGSGICELLALQGVSVTLAVSRESSVRSAPQRLGATLERRVAKGTITAAQRDAALDRIHVTGDLSLLADRQLVIEAIPEDKALKLKLFAELDAVLGPDAVLASTTSAISVTQLAAATNRPEQVIGVHFFNPVVALPLVEIIPTLFTTDDVTDRVEAFVGQTLGKQAIQVSDRSGFVVNALLIPYLLAAVRMVENGFVTAELVDRAMELGCNHPVGPLRLADLVGLDVVVAIARALFDEFKEPLYAPPPTLLRMVESGILGRKTGRGFYTYS
- a CDS encoding Rrf2 family transcriptional regulator codes for the protein MARSTNTQFAVAVHVLTYLAGRTDGAPVNSAELSGSTRVNAVYVRRVLGPLRAAGFVRSQPGVNGGWELVVPPESIPLSRVWSLLQGDDPVLGLHGPDPTCAVGRGVQKALAQLDHGVADALASHLGRFTVADVLAGNVGQPTTASSSL
- a CDS encoding multidrug effflux MFS transporter, coding for MTESRRRRVLVLVVLAACVALGPLSTDVYVPGLPDLAGDLGASASAVQLTVTACLVGLAAGQLLAGPLSDARGRRGPLLFGLALYTLAGLLCAAAPTVALLVVLRAVQGIGGAFAVVIAYAYVRDRYNGGQAAAYFSLMLSVTGLAPVLAPLAGGLVLEVSGWREIFIGLGGLSALVLAGALRLPESHPASRRSHAGARDIGKVYRRLLKDPVLMGYTLTNALVFAAMFAYIAGSPFVLQQLHGLSVQQYSVVFAVNGAGIMAAAQIGGALVRRFGAHTLLGAGVVLSFTGSALTLVVALAGAGVWPTLVALFLMVAGVGLVLPNVPALALEHHGASAGAAAALLGCAQFLLGGLAAPLVGIGGSRSAVPMAVVMAGFTVAAVLTFAWCTRTRTRTRSGRGSGGGERHVAPVVLAASEVT
- a CDS encoding BLUF domain-containing protein, with protein sequence MYELLYVSQAVVDLTEAEMEAFLGRSRERNAQADITGILLHIHDEPVGDEPFRAAFFVQLLEGPQEAVEQTYERIRADMLHTDLTVVHRGRRESRSFAEWRMHLTRMTSDAALALIARESRPASGPPLRSDTPAATFALLKDPLIARALLVVVTDQSH
- a CDS encoding right-handed parallel beta-helix repeat-containing protein, which codes for MKLSRNPGSRRKLRLVPVVSVTAALLAGGATAYAVNPSTKSTVTAAATGTTYYVAPGGSDSAAGTAAAPFKTIAKAQSVLTAGDTAYFRAGTYKYTAATKACSSQTALVDGITLNKSGSSGKTINYLAYPGETPVFSFSGMKDDCRIKGFNVTGSYIRLKGLEITGVPQNNNLNHESWGVYITGSNNTFEQLNLHHHMGPGLFIKDGSGNLVLNSDSHDNYDLHTSNGAGESADGFGAHVPAGKTGNVFRGDRAWSNSDDGFDLINAFSPVLIENSWAWSNGFIPGTTTAAGNGSGIKAGGYGGVYSASAAKHTVRYSVAFNNRSAGFYANHHPVALDFYHNTSFSNHPDYNMLGITSSGAAVGLGNLHDNIAYGGTLLSNMTGTTQKNNSWNLSTSLAGKDFQSLATTGWATARQSDGSLPVLASLHLATTSPLYGKASDASTATTKNIGAF